TCGGGTCTGGCAGCGGAGCTGAAAACGCCGACCGAGCAGCTGCCGGACCGCATCGCGCAGCTCACCGATCGCCTGCGCGCCGCGGAGAAGGAGCTCGAGGCAATGCGCCGCCAGCAGCTCTCCAGCCAGACCGCGCAGTACGTCGAGCAGGCGCAGCGCGTCGGCGAGTTCTCGCTTGTCGCCGTGACGCTTCCCGACGGCCTCGGCGCCGGCGACCTGCGCACCATGGCGTCCGACGTGCGCGAGCGCCTCGGCACCCAGCCGGGTGTGGTCGTGCTCGCCTCCAGCGTCGACGGCAAGGTGCCGTTTGCGGTGGCGGCCACGAAGTCCGCGGTCCAGGCGGGTGTCAAGTCCGGTGACCTGGTCAAGCTCATCGGCGGCTACGTTGACGGCAAGGGCGGCGGCAAGCCGGATCTGGCGCAGGGCTCGGGCTCGAATCCGGAAGGGCTTTCGGCCGGCTTCAACGCAGTTAGGGATCACCTGGCACAGGCTTAGGTCCTCGTACCGTAAGATAACAAATCGGACACGTTACTATCACGAGCGAGGACAGGCTATGAAGGTGCTCCCCGACACACCAGGGGCGGACGACCCGGGCAACGGCCGACGCATCGGTCTTGATGTCGGGACCGTTCGCATCGGTGTCGCCGTCTCCGACCGCGACGCACGCCTGGCCATGCCCGTTGAAACCGTGGACCGTGTGACTACTTTCGGAGATGACGACGGGGCGGACGTCGACCGCCTCGTTGAGCTGATTGGTTTTTACGGGGCCGTCGAGGTCGTCGTCGGTCTGCCCCGTGACCTCAAGGGCAACGGTTCGAAAAGCGTCAAGCACGCCGAAGACATTGCGGCGCGCCTTCGCGCACGTTGCGGCGTCCCGGTGAGGATGGGCGACGAGCGCCTCACCACCGTGGCCGCCACGCACGCGCTTCGCGCGTCCGGGGTGAGCGCGAAAGCGGGCCGCAAGGTGATCGACCAAGCTGCGGCGGTGGAGATCTTGCAATCGTGGCTCGATGGCCGACTAACTACTCTCAAGGAGACTCACCCATGACAACTGGACGAATCGCCCGGCAGCGCACCCTCGGCGTAGCCGTCATCGTCGCATCCATTTTGCTCATCGTGGGCCTTATCGCGTGGATTGGCACGGCGCGCTCGGCCGGCGGCGGGGACTTCCAGGGCGAAGGAACCGGCGAGGAGCAGGTCGTGGAGATCCCCGAGGGCTCAAGCGTTTCCGCGCTGGGCCCCCAGCTGGAAGAAAAGGGTGTGGTGAAGTCGAACTCCGCCTTCCAGTCCGCCGCGATGGCGCACCCGGATTCCCACAACATCCAGCCGGGCTTCTACCGCCTGCAGTCGGGCATGAGCGCGGAGGCCGCGGTGGCTGCCCTGCTCGACCCGGCGAACCGGATTACGCCGCTGCAGGTCAACGGGGGCGCCACGCTGATGGACGTAAACGTCGTCGGCGGGCAGACCCGCCAGGGCATTTACTCGCAGATCCAGCAGGTCTCCTGCGGGGATCAGCCGACGCAGGACTGTGTGACCGTCGAGAAGCTCCAGCAGGTCGCGGCGAACACGAACCCCGCTGACCTCGGTGTGCCCGACTGGGCGGCTGAGACGGTCACCGCGCGCGCCGGCGACCCGAAGCGCCTCGAAGGCCTCATCGCCCCGGGCGAGTACATCATCGACCCGGGTGCGGACGCCGAGACGATCCTCACCGACCTGATTTCCCGCTCGGCGGACCTGTACGACTCCACCAACATCGTCGCGCGCGCGGAGACGGTCGGCATCACCCCCTACGAGCTGCTGGTCGCGGCGTCGCTGGTGGAGCGCGAGGCCCCCGCGGGCGAGTTTGACAAGGTCGCGCGCGTGATCCTCAACCGCCTGAATGCGCCGATGCGCCTGGAGTTCGACTCCACCGTCAATTACGACCTGCCCACGGTCGAGGTCGCCACGGGCGATTCGGCGCGCCAGCGCGTCACCCCGTGGAACACCTACGCGATGGACGGCCTGCCGGAGACCCCGATCGCCTCGCCGTCGCTCGAGGCAATCACCGCAATGGAGAACCCCGCCGAGGGCAACTGGCTGTTCTTCGTCACCATCGACTCCGACGGCACGACGGTGTTCAACGACACCTTCGAGCAGCACCTGGAGGACACTCAGCGCGCCTACGAGTCCGGCATCTTGGACTCGCAGCGCTAATGAGTGTCAACCACCGCGCGGCCGTGCTCGGCTCGCCGATTGATCACTCCCTGTCGCCGGTGCTGCACAACGCCGGCTATGCCGCGGCGGGGCTGCGCGACTGGGAGTACTCGCGCATCGAATGCACCGCCGCGCAGCTGCCCGCAATCGTCGGCCGCGCGGACGAGACCTTTCGCGGCTTCTCGGTGACCATGCCCGCGAAGTTCGCCGCGCTCGAGTTCGCTACTGAGGCCACCGAGCGCGCGGCAGCGGTCGGCTCAGCGAATACGCTCACGCGTATCGACGGCGGGTGGCGCGCCGACAACACCGACTGCGAGGGCATCGCCGGGGCGCTTACCGCCCTGCTTGGCGACGCCCCTATCACGTCCGCCCTGGTCATCGGCGCGGGTGGCACGGCGCGCCCGGCACTGTGGGCGCTTGGCGAGCGTGGGGTGAACAACCTCACGGTGCTCAACCGCAGCGACCGCAGTGCAGAGGTTCGCCCGCTGGTCAAGGACGCGCAGCTGCAGTTCACGTCCTTTGACGCGGATGTTAGGGCACTCGCGATCGATGCGGACGTGATTGTGTCCACGGTGCCCGCCCACGCGTTGAAGGAGCACGCAAAGCTGCTCGGCCACGCGCCCGTGGTGGACGTGATTTATGATCCCTGGCCCACACCGCTTGCCACGGCCGCGGCGTCCAACGGGTACACGTCAGTGGGCGGGCTGGTCATGCTCGCCGAACAGTCGTTTAGCCAGTTTGAGCAGTTCACCGGGGTTGCCGCGCCGCGCGAGGCGATGCGCGAGGCGCTGTTGTACCCCAGGCGCTAGGCCGGGCCGTGGCGTAGACTCACACCTTATGTGGCTGTGGGGGGCTGCGGCGCTCGCGTGGAGCGCCGCATTGACGTATTTCGATCTAACCAGGCTGCGCCTGCCGGATTGGTTGACGCTGCCAGGGGCCGTCGTCACGTTCGTGGCGTGCGTGGCGCACCCGGTGGGGCTGTGGGGGTTTCTCTGGCCGTCTCTGTACCTGGTTGCCGGGTCCGGTATGGGCGGAGGGGACGTGAAGCTGGCAGTGCCGCTGGGCATCGCGTGCGCTCTGCTGGCGGGCGTCGGGGGTGTGTTCGCCGCGATCCTGGCGGCCAGCCTGTTCACGCTGGTCGCAGCCGCTGTGACGCGCAGGCGTGGGCTGGCGCACGGTCCGTCGATGCTCGCGGCGGCGTGGCTGGTTGGCCTATATGCGCTGGCGCAAGGCGACCTGTGACACAATGTTGCGCATGCTTCGTTGGACCACCGCTGGGGAATCCCATGGCCAGGCGCTTGTCGCCCTGATCGAGAACATGCCTGCTGGCGTGCCCGTGACCAAGGAGGAGATCGGCCACCAGCTCGCGCGCCGCCGCCTCGGCTACGGCCGCGGGGCGCGCATGAAGTTTGAGGCCGATGAGCTCACCCTGCTCACCGGCGTGGTGCACGGCTATAGCATCGGCAGCCCGATCGCCATCCAGATCGCCAACACCGAGTGGCCGAAGTGGACCACGATCATGTCCCCGGAGCCGGTGGATATGGATGACCCCGAGGTGGCCAAGGCAATGAGCTCCGGCCGCGGCGCGCAGCTGACCCGGCCGCGCCCCGGGCACGCTGATTTTGCCGGCATGGTCAAGTACGGGCACCTGCACGCGCGCCCGATCCTGGAGCGCTCCTCGGCGCGCGAGACGGCGGCGCGTGTCGCCGCGGGTGCCGTCGCGCGCTCGTTGCTGCGCGAGGTCCTCGGCGTGGAAATCGTCTCCCACGTGATCTCCATCGGGGAGTCGGCGCCGTACAGCGGACACGCGCCGACGCCTGCCGACATTGAGGCCGTCGATGCTTCGCCCGTTCGCGCATTCGACAAGGCCGCTGAGGAGGACATGGTGGCGCGGATCGAAGCCGCGAAGAAGGACGGCGATACCCTCGGCGGCATCGTCGAGGTTGCCGTCGACGGCCTGCCCATCGGCCTGGGCTCGCACATCTCCGGCGACGCGCGCCTAGACGCGCAGCTCGCCGCGGCGTTGATGGGCATCCAGTCGGTCAAGGGCGTGGAGGTCGGCGACGGTTTCGAGGAGGCGCGCCGCCGCGGTTCCGCAGCCCACGACGAGATGGTCCGCGACAGCGACGGCGTCCGCCGCCTGACAAACCGCGCCGGCGGGCTCGAAGGGGGCATGACCAACGGCGAGCAGCTGCGGGTGCGCGCCGCGATGAAGCCGATCTCCACGGTGCCGCGCGCTCTGCGCACCGTCGATATGGCCACCGGTGAGGCGGCGACGGGCATCCACCAGCGCTCCGATGTCTGCGCCGTACCCGCCGGCGGCGTGGTCGCCGAGGCGATGGTGGCGCTCGTGCTCGCGCGCGCTGTGACCGAGAAGTTCGGCGGCGACAGTCTTGCGGAGGTCAAAGCCAACGTTGTCTCCTACAATGACTATGTTTCGAAGCGTCTGGCTTTCCCGGGTATTGGAGGTACGGATGAGTGATACGCATGGCGATGTAGCTGCGACGGCTGCAGTGGTGCACTCGCGCCCGCGCGTGGTGTTGGTGGGGCCGCCGGGCGCCGGAAAGTCGACGATTGGGCGTCGTCTAGCGAGCGCTCTGAACTTGCCGCTGGTGGACTCCGATGAGCTGATCGAGCAGGGGGAGGGCAAGGCCTGCGGCGAGGTCTACCTCGAGCACGGCGAGAAGAACTTCCGCGAGCTCGAGGCCGGTTACGTCGCCACAGCGCTCGCGACCGGCGGGGTGGTCAGCCTCGGCGGGGGAGCAGTGCTTAACGACGCCACCCGCACGCTCCTCCAAGCACACACCGTGGTGTGGATTGATGTCAGCGCGGAGGAAGGAATCCGCCGCACCGCCAACGAGACGACGCGCCCGGTGCTCAACGCGGCCGACCCGGCGCAGCACTACCGGGACTTGCTGGCGTCGCGCGAGCACCTGTACCGGGAGGTCTCCAGCCACCGCGTGCGCACCGACGAGCGGCCGCCGCAGCGCGTGGTGGCCGAGGTATTGGGAATCATCGATTCCCTGTGAAGGAGTAGGAACATGGCAGTAGTCGAGGTCAACGGGCCTTCCCCGTACAAGGTCCACATCGGGCACAGCAACCTCTCCGGCGTCGCCGAGCGCGTGGGTGCGATCGGCGCGCGCAAAGTGCTCATCGTCCACCAGGTGCCGCTGGCGGCCGTGGCGCGCGAGATCTGCCGGGCCGTGGAGTCCGCCAACGTCGAGTGCGTCCTCGCGCCCGTGCCCGACGCTGAGGACGGCAAAACCATGGAGGTCCTGTCCGGGCTGTGGGAGCTGCTGGGGGAGAAGAAATTCTCCCGCCAGGACGTCGTCATCGGTGTCGGCGGCGGCGCTGCGACCGACCTGGCCGGTTTCGTGGCCGCGACGTGGATGCGCGGGATCAAGGTCATCCAGGTGCCCACGTCACTGCTCGGGATGGTTGACGCCGCGGTCGGGGGCAAGACCGGGATCAACACCGCCGCGGGCAAGAACCTCGTGGGCAGCTTCCACGAGCCGGACTCGGTGTTTATCGACCTTGAGCGGCTCATCACGCTGCCGGAAGAGGAGCTCATCTCCGGCTCGGCGGAGCTGATTAAGACCGGGTTTATCGCGGATCCGCGGATCCTGGAGCTCTACATGGACGACCCCCAGGCCCACTACGCGGAGCTGGTGGAGCGCTCTGTGGCCGTTAAGGCGTCGGTGGTCAGCCAGGACTTGAAGGAATCCGGCCTGCGGGAGATCCTCAACTACGGCCACACGCTTGGCCACGCGATTGAGCTGCGCGAAAACTACACCTGGCGCCACGGCAACGCCGTGGCCGTCGGCATGATGTTCGTCGCCCACCTCGCGCGCAACAGGGGGCTGATCGGCGACGACATCGTGGAGATGCACCGAAACATCCTCGAACGCATCTGCTTGCCCACAACCTACGAGGCGGGCGCGTTCGACGAACTGTATGAGGCGATGACGCGCGATAAGAAGAACCGCGACGGCCGGGTGCGCTTCGTCGTGCTCGATTCTCTGGGCTCGTGCACCCGAATCGAGGATTCGACCATCGAGGAGATGCGCGACGCGTATTCTGCTATCTCATGAAGGTTTTAGTGCTCAACGGGCCCAACTTGAACCGGTTGGGCAAGCGACAGCCCGACGTGTACGGCTCCGAGACGCTCGCTGACGTCGTCAAGCGGCTTGGCGAGGCCGCCGCCGAGCGCCGCGTGGAACTCGAGTGCCGCCAAAGTAACCACGAGGGCGAGCTCATCGACTGGGTGCACGAGGCCGCCGACGGCGGCTGGGCCGTGATTATCAACCCCGGGGGCTTGACCCACACGTCTGTCGCGCTGCGCGACGCGCTGGCCGAGGTCGCCGACGGCGCGGGCTTTATCGAGGTCCACATCTCCAACGTCCACTCCCGCGAGGAATTCCGCCACCACTCGTACCTCTCGCCGATCGCCATCGGGGTGATCGCCGGGCTGGGCACGACCGGCTACGACCTCGCCCTCGATTACTTTGTCAGGAGGAACCATGCCGCTTGCTGATACCCGCTTTGCCACCCGCCGTCGCAAGTTGGCGAGCATGCTCGCCGCGCAGCGTGTCGACGAGATGCTGGTGACCAACCTGATCAACGTGCGCTACCTGGCCGGTTTCTCCGGCTCGAACGCCGCGCTGAAGATTTCCAAGGACCTCTCGGCCGAGATCGCCACCGACGGCCGCTACACCACCCAGGTCGCGGTCGAGGTCCCGGACATCGAGGCCACCATCACCCGCCAGTGCGCCGAGGCGCTGCTGTCGGGGGTCCCGGAGGGCCGCCGCGTCGGGTTCGAGGCGGACTACGTCTCCGTCGCCGCGCTCGAGCGGCTGACCAAAGCGTGCCCAGAGGGCGTCACGCTCGTGCCCGTGACAGGCGTGATCGAGCAGATCCGCCTGACCAAAGACGACATTGAACTGCGCCGTCTCACCGAGGCCGCGCGTCTCGCGGCGCAGGCGCTGACCGGGCTCGTCGAGGCCGGCGAGCTCGCCGCCGGGCGCACCGAGCGCGACATCGCCGCCGACCTCGAGTACCGCATGCGCGTGCTAGGCGCCGAGCGGCCCAGCTTCGACACCATCGTCGCCTCCGGGCCGAACTCCGCCATGCCGCACTACAGCGCCGGCGAGCGCACGCTTGTCGACGGCGACCTGGTCACCATCGACTTCGGCATGCACCGCCAGGGTTTCAACTCGGACATGACGAGAACCTTCGTCGTCGGCCACGCCACAGACTTCGCCCGCGAAATCTACGACATCGTGCTGCGCGCCCAGCTCGCCGGCATCAATGCGGCGACTCCGGGCACGGCGCTTGTCGACGTCGACAAGGCGGCGCGCGAGATCATCGAGGACGCGGGTTACGGCGACTACTTCACCCACTCCACCGGCCACGGCATCGGTCTAGAGGTCCACGAGGCTCCCGCCGCCGCGCCGACCGGCAAGGGCGTGCTGGAGGAGAACATGCTGCTGACCATCGAGCCCGGCATCTACGTCCCCGGCAAGGGCGGGGTGCGCATCGAGGACACGCTGATCATCACCTCCGGCGCGCCGCAGGTGATCACCGAGTGGGACAAGGCGCTGACCATTGTTTAAGTCCTCCGCCGGTGGTGTAGCATTGTCGTGTTTGCATACCACTCCCGACCACTAGGAAAGGCACGTCACGTGGCAACTACCGCCGATTTCAAAAACGGTCTTGTGCTCAAGGTTGATAACAAGCTGCAGCAGATCATTGAGTTCCAGCACGTCAAGCCGGGCAAGGGCCCCGCATTCGTGCGCACCAAGCTCAAGGATGTCGTCTCCGGCAAGACCGTGGACAAGACCTGGAACGCCGGCGTGAAGGTGGAGACCGCGACGGTGGACCGCCGCGACATGACGTACCTGTACAACGACGGCACCAGCTACGTCGTGATGGACGACAAGACCTACGAGCAGTACGAGCTGCCGGAGGACAAGTTCGGCGAGGCGTCGCGCTTCCTGCTGGAGAACATGCGCGTGCAGGTGTCCTTCCACGAGGGCGAGGCACTGTTCGCGGAGCTGCCGATCTCGGTCGACCTGAAGATCGAGCACACCGAGCCGGGCCTGCAGGGCGACCGCTCCACGGGCGGCACCAAGCCCGCGACGCTGGAAACCGGCGCGGAGATCCAGGTCCCGCTGTTTTTGGAGACCGGCAACGTGGTCAAGGTGGATACGCGCACGGGCGAGTACCTCTCGCGCGTGAACCAGTAATGACTGATTACAAGCGCCGCGGCGCGCGGTACCGGGCGCGCCGCCGAGCCGTGGATATCCTCTTCGAGGCCGAGACGCGCGACATCGACCCCGTCGCGGTGGTCGAGGACCGCATCGAGCTGGCCCAGGACCCGCAGAACGCGGTCGCGCCGATTGCGGAGTACACCCGCGAGATCATCACCGGGGTTGCCGAAAAGCTTGACGACGTCGACGACGCGGTCGAGCGGTTCCTCTCCCAGGATTGGGAGCTGGGTCGCCTGCCGGCCGTCGACAGGCAGATTCTGCGTGTCGCCGCCTGGGAGATCCTGTTCAACGACGACGTCGCCGCGCCGATCGCGATTTCTAACGCGCTGGGTATGGCGGAGGAGTACGCGGGCCACGCCGCACCGCCGTACATTCACGCGGTGCTTGACGACGTTGTGAAGACGCTCCCGGCGCCCGAGGCCGATTCACCCGCCGACGAGTCGGCTGAGCGCGAAGACGTGCTCGGCGAGATCATCGCCGAGGCGCCGATCGCCGAGCCCCGCGCGCTGGACATCGAGCGCGACGAACCGCACAAGGCTTAAGTAAGGACAAACCATGGCCAGGATTTCTGTAGAGGAAGCGCAGCAATTCCGCGTCGACGAGAACTTCCAGCTTGCCGACGTCGACCCGACCGCGACCCCGGGGCTCGACAGCGATAAGAAGGTGGACAAGGCTTTCGATACCTTCGACGACGAGCTCGAAGACCTGCAAGAGATGCTCTTCGCCAACGCCCGCGCGGGCAACAGCGATGCGGGCAGCATCCTTTTGATCCTGCAGGGCATGGACACCTCGGGCAAGGGCGGGCTGATCAAGCACGTTGTGGGTTCCACGATGGACCTGCAAGGCGTGCGCGTCCACGCGTTCGGCCCGCCGACCGAGGAGGAGCGCGCCCACGATTTCCTGTGGCGCTTCGAGCCGCACGTGCCGGAGCCTGGCATGGTGGCGGTGTTTGACCGCTCCCACTACGAGGACGTGCTGGTGCAGCGCGTGAAGCAGATGGCACCGCCGGAGGAGATTGAGCGCCGCTACGGCGCGATCGTCGAGTGGGAGAGCGAGCTGGCCGCGCGCGGCGTGGAGATCATCAAGGTCATGCCGCACATTTCGCGCGAGTTCCAGGAGGAGAACCTGCGCGAGCGCATCCTAAACGAGGAGAAGCACTGGAAGTACAACCCAGGCGATATCGATGATCGCCGCCTGTGGTCGCAGTACATGGCCGCCTACCAGATCGCGCTGACCCGCACCTCCACCGACGCAGCGCCCTGGTACTGCATCCCGTCCGACAACAAGGACTACTGCCGCACCGTGGTCAAGACCCTGATGTACGACGCGCTGAAATCGCTTGGCCTGTCGTGGCCGGAGGCCGATTTCGACCCCGAGGTGGAGCTGGAGAGGCTCGCGCATTCCTAGGGGTCGCGGTCTCGGGTCCGCTAAAGTTCTCGGTGATGGAAACGCGCCGCGAAAAAGAGGTCTGAATGTCGCAGGAGACGGTATCGCGGCGGCCTGTAGCGTGGCTTCTGATTATTGCGGTGTGGGTGGCAACTCCGTATAACAGCCCCCACAATCCCAATCTGTCGTGGTATCTGTACGTGGTCCTTCTTGCAGTCACCGTGGTGTACGGCCTAGCAACCGCAGTGAGCAGACGCGACTGGCTTCTCTACCCCGCGCTCATTCTCACACTGTTCGCGTGGCCGATTATGACCTTTGCCGTTTTTCTTTACTTTGCCTAGGGCGAAAAGGGTTAGTGACTGCGCAGGTCAAGCGATCTTGATCGATTCAAGTGGCAAAAACCCCATTTGACTAGGGCAGATGCGCTCCGCCACTATGTTGGGGTGATAAATACTCGAAAACTTTTTGCCGCTCTCGTTACCGTTTCTGCAGCCGCCGCTTTGGCGTCGTGCTCGTCCACCGGCGGTGCGCCGGAGAGCTCCGCTGGCGGTGAAACAGCCGGCGGCGTGGACACCCCGCGCTACGTTGTCGCGATGGTCTCCCACGGCGCCCCCGGCGACACGTTCTGGGACCTCGTGCGCAAGGGCGCGGAGGATGCGGCGGCGAAGGACAACATCGAGCTGCGCTACTC
Above is a window of Corynebacterium sanguinis DNA encoding:
- the aroQ gene encoding type II 3-dehydroquinate dehydratase — encoded protein: MKVLVLNGPNLNRLGKRQPDVYGSETLADVVKRLGEAAAERRVELECRQSNHEGELIDWVHEAADGGWAVIINPGGLTHTSVALRDALAEVADGAGFIEVHISNVHSREEFRHHSYLSPIAIGVIAGLGTTGYDLALDYFVRRNHAAC
- a CDS encoding aminopeptidase P family protein is translated as MPLADTRFATRRRKLASMLAAQRVDEMLVTNLINVRYLAGFSGSNAALKISKDLSAEIATDGRYTTQVAVEVPDIEATITRQCAEALLSGVPEGRRVGFEADYVSVAALERLTKACPEGVTLVPVTGVIEQIRLTKDDIELRRLTEAARLAAQALTGLVEAGELAAGRTERDIAADLEYRMRVLGAERPSFDTIVASGPNSAMPHYSAGERTLVDGDLVTIDFGMHRQGFNSDMTRTFVVGHATDFAREIYDIVLRAQLAGINAATPGTALVDVDKAAREIIEDAGYGDYFTHSTGHGIGLEVHEAPAAAPTGKGVLEENMLLTIEPGIYVPGKGGVRIEDTLIITSGAPQVITEWDKALTIV
- a CDS encoding shikimate dehydrogenase; translated protein: MSVNHRAAVLGSPIDHSLSPVLHNAGYAAAGLRDWEYSRIECTAAQLPAIVGRADETFRGFSVTMPAKFAALEFATEATERAAAVGSANTLTRIDGGWRADNTDCEGIAGALTALLGDAPITSALVIGAGGTARPALWALGERGVNNLTVLNRSDRSAEVRPLVKDAQLQFTSFDADVRALAIDADVIVSTVPAHALKEHAKLLGHAPVVDVIYDPWPTPLATAAASNGYTSVGGLVMLAEQSFSQFEQFTGVAAPREAMREALLYPRR
- a CDS encoding prepilin peptidase; the protein is MWLWGAAALAWSAALTYFDLTRLRLPDWLTLPGAVVTFVACVAHPVGLWGFLWPSLYLVAGSGMGGGDVKLAVPLGIACALLAGVGGVFAAILAASLFTLVAAAVTRRRGLAHGPSMLAAAWLVGLYALAQGDL
- the aroB gene encoding 3-dehydroquinate synthase; translated protein: MAVVEVNGPSPYKVHIGHSNLSGVAERVGAIGARKVLIVHQVPLAAVAREICRAVESANVECVLAPVPDAEDGKTMEVLSGLWELLGEKKFSRQDVVIGVGGGAATDLAGFVAATWMRGIKVIQVPTSLLGMVDAAVGGKTGINTAAGKNLVGSFHEPDSVFIDLERLITLPEEELISGSAELIKTGFIADPRILELYMDDPQAHYAELVERSVAVKASVVSQDLKESGLREILNYGHTLGHAIELRENYTWRHGNAVAVGMMFVAHLARNRGLIGDDIVEMHRNILERICLPTTYEAGAFDELYEAMTRDKKNRDGRVRFVVLDSLGSCTRIEDSTIEEMRDAYSAIS
- the ruvX gene encoding Holliday junction resolvase RuvX, yielding MKVLPDTPGADDPGNGRRIGLDVGTVRIGVAVSDRDARLAMPVETVDRVTTFGDDDGADVDRLVELIGFYGAVEVVVGLPRDLKGNGSKSVKHAEDIAARLRARCGVPVRMGDERLTTVAATHALRASGVSAKAGRKVIDQAAAVEILQSWLDGRLTTLKETHP
- the efp gene encoding elongation factor P, translated to MATTADFKNGLVLKVDNKLQQIIEFQHVKPGKGPAFVRTKLKDVVSGKTVDKTWNAGVKVETATVDRRDMTYLYNDGTSYVVMDDKTYEQYELPEDKFGEASRFLLENMRVQVSFHEGEALFAELPISVDLKIEHTEPGLQGDRSTGGTKPATLETGAEIQVPLFLETGNVVKVDTRTGEYLSRVNQ
- the aroC gene encoding chorismate synthase; protein product: MLRWTTAGESHGQALVALIENMPAGVPVTKEEIGHQLARRRLGYGRGARMKFEADELTLLTGVVHGYSIGSPIAIQIANTEWPKWTTIMSPEPVDMDDPEVAKAMSSGRGAQLTRPRPGHADFAGMVKYGHLHARPILERSSARETAARVAAGAVARSLLREVLGVEIVSHVISIGESAPYSGHAPTPADIEAVDASPVRAFDKAAEEDMVARIEAAKKDGDTLGGIVEVAVDGLPIGLGSHISGDARLDAQLAAALMGIQSVKGVEVGDGFEEARRRGSAAHDEMVRDSDGVRRLTNRAGGLEGGMTNGEQLRVRAAMKPISTVPRALRTVDMATGEAATGIHQRSDVCAVPAGGVVAEAMVALVLARAVTEKFGGDSLAEVKANVVSYNDYVSKRLAFPGIGGTDE
- a CDS encoding PPK2 family polyphosphate kinase, with product MARISVEEAQQFRVDENFQLADVDPTATPGLDSDKKVDKAFDTFDDELEDLQEMLFANARAGNSDAGSILLILQGMDTSGKGGLIKHVVGSTMDLQGVRVHAFGPPTEEERAHDFLWRFEPHVPEPGMVAVFDRSHYEDVLVQRVKQMAPPEEIERRYGAIVEWESELAARGVEIIKVMPHISREFQEENLRERILNEEKHWKYNPGDIDDRRLWSQYMAAYQIALTRTSTDAAPWYCIPSDNKDYCRTVVKTLMYDALKSLGLSWPEADFDPEVELERLAHS
- the nusB gene encoding transcription antitermination factor NusB — protein: MTDYKRRGARYRARRRAVDILFEAETRDIDPVAVVEDRIELAQDPQNAVAPIAEYTREIITGVAEKLDDVDDAVERFLSQDWELGRLPAVDRQILRVAAWEILFNDDVAAPIAISNALGMAEEYAGHAAPPYIHAVLDDVVKTLPAPEADSPADESAEREDVLGEIIAEAPIAEPRALDIERDEPHKA
- the mltG gene encoding endolytic transglycosylase MltG, whose product is MTTGRIARQRTLGVAVIVASILLIVGLIAWIGTARSAGGGDFQGEGTGEEQVVEIPEGSSVSALGPQLEEKGVVKSNSAFQSAAMAHPDSHNIQPGFYRLQSGMSAEAAVAALLDPANRITPLQVNGGATLMDVNVVGGQTRQGIYSQIQQVSCGDQPTQDCVTVEKLQQVAANTNPADLGVPDWAAETVTARAGDPKRLEGLIAPGEYIIDPGADAETILTDLISRSADLYDSTNIVARAETVGITPYELLVAASLVEREAPAGEFDKVARVILNRLNAPMRLEFDSTVNYDLPTVEVATGDSARQRVTPWNTYAMDGLPETPIASPSLEAITAMENPAEGNWLFFVTIDSDGTTVFNDTFEQHLEDTQRAYESGILDSQR
- a CDS encoding shikimate kinase; the encoded protein is MSDTHGDVAATAAVVHSRPRVVLVGPPGAGKSTIGRRLASALNLPLVDSDELIEQGEGKACGEVYLEHGEKNFRELEAGYVATALATGGVVSLGGGAVLNDATRTLLQAHTVVWIDVSAEEGIRRTANETTRPVLNAADPAQHYRDLLASREHLYREVSSHRVRTDERPPQRVVAEVLGIIDSL